In the genome of Pelobacter seleniigenes DSM 18267, one region contains:
- a CDS encoding family 1 encapsulin nanocompartment shell protein, translated as MDLLRRELAPISPVGWSEIDAMAKETLVANLSGRKFVDIDGPHGIGHACVTLGRLAMPEKNKNGAVGYGIHQVQPLVEARVNFSLQTWELDNAERGAKDIQLDALVEACREIALFEEKAIYEGFKPGSVKGLIEHVKGEQLGVTLDMDSIVDAVSEGQARMLKEGVEGPANFVVSPGIWKFLARSTPGGTLRSILERQIEGKVIYSELVKDALLVSSRGGDLELTVGQDFSIGYHSHTATEINLFATESFTFRVVAPEALVGFKLK; from the coding sequence ATGGATTTATTACGTCGAGAACTTGCTCCAATCAGCCCGGTCGGCTGGAGTGAAATTGATGCCATGGCCAAGGAAACCCTGGTTGCTAATCTATCAGGGCGGAAATTTGTCGATATCGACGGCCCCCATGGTATCGGCCATGCGTGCGTGACCCTGGGGCGGTTGGCCATGCCGGAAAAAAACAAGAACGGCGCGGTCGGCTACGGAATTCATCAGGTCCAGCCCCTGGTTGAGGCACGGGTTAATTTCAGTCTGCAGACCTGGGAGTTGGATAATGCCGAGCGCGGCGCCAAAGACATTCAACTTGATGCCTTGGTTGAAGCCTGCCGGGAAATCGCCCTGTTTGAAGAAAAAGCGATCTATGAAGGATTCAAGCCTGGCTCGGTGAAAGGCCTGATCGAGCATGTCAAAGGAGAACAGTTAGGGGTTACCCTGGACATGGATTCCATTGTTGATGCCGTTTCCGAAGGGCAGGCACGGATGTTAAAGGAAGGGGTCGAAGGACCCGCCAATTTCGTGGTTTCGCCGGGGATCTGGAAGTTCCTGGCGCGGAGCACCCCGGGGGGGACATTGCGGTCGATTCTGGAGCGCCAGATCGAAGGCAAGGTCATTTACTCGGAACTGGTCAAAGATGCCCTGCTGGTCTCCAGCCGTGGCGGTGACCTCGAACTCACGGTCGGCCAGGATTTTTCCATCGGCTATCACAGCCACACCGCAACTGAGATCAATCTGTTTGCCACCGAGTCCTTTACCTTCAGGGTTGTGGCCCCGGAGGCGCTGGTCGGGTTCAAGTTGAAATAA
- a CDS encoding ferritin family protein, with protein sequence MPEFGHPFSVLKHDRQLTHQELVRAIRFMVAAEYEAIQLYQQLAESTDNVLAQQVLIDIADEEKVHAGEFLRLLKELDPEEEKFYQEGAREVEDEFLGGAGQAEEAPTANAGSGAGLGIGSLKK encoded by the coding sequence ATGCCGGAATTTGGTCACCCTTTCAGTGTCCTGAAGCATGATCGTCAATTGACCCATCAAGAACTGGTCAGGGCCATCCGTTTTATGGTCGCCGCGGAATATGAAGCCATCCAGCTCTATCAGCAGCTCGCCGAATCGACGGACAATGTCCTGGCCCAGCAGGTGCTGATCGATATTGCTGATGAGGAAAAGGTTCATGCCGGGGAGTTTTTACGGTTACTCAAAGAACTTGATCCGGAAGAGGAAAAATTCTATCAGGAAGGTGCGCGGGAAGTCGAAGATGAGTTCCTGGGCGGAGCGGGCCAGGCCGAGGAAGCCCCGACGGCAAATGCTGGGTCCGGGGCGGGCCTGGGAATAGGAAGTTTGAAAAAATAA
- a CDS encoding YbgA family protein, with amino-acid sequence MDEKIRLGVSSCLLGAQVRYDGGHKLDRYLRDVLGAYVDFVPVCPEVEVGLPVPRDTLRLVRHEGDAVRLVFARSGEDITERMEHWARRRVHELEKEQLDGFVFKSKSPSSGMERVKLYAAGGVPKKVGVGVFARIFMEHFPLLPVEEEGRLNDPKLRENFITAIFTLKRWRLLMGSSPDLGALVDFHTRHKLLIFAHSETIYRQLGRLVATGKQQPLTDLLAEYLVLLKEALRLQTTVKKHINVLYHILGYFKRHLEPDEKQELIELIEDYRNGLLPLIVPITMINHFVRKYDQPYLAAQIYLKPHPKELKLLNLV; translated from the coding sequence ATGGATGAAAAAATTCGCCTCGGCGTCAGCAGCTGTCTGCTCGGCGCTCAGGTCAGGTATGATGGCGGCCACAAGCTGGATCGTTATCTGCGCGATGTGCTGGGTGCCTATGTCGACTTTGTCCCGGTCTGTCCGGAAGTGGAGGTCGGTCTGCCGGTACCGCGCGATACCTTGCGGCTGGTTCGCCATGAGGGGGACGCGGTGCGGCTGGTCTTCGCCCGCAGTGGTGAAGACATCACCGAGCGGATGGAACATTGGGCGCGGCGGCGGGTCCATGAACTGGAAAAAGAACAGCTGGACGGCTTTGTTTTTAAATCGAAATCCCCCAGCAGCGGCATGGAGCGGGTCAAACTTTACGCCGCCGGCGGGGTCCCGAAAAAGGTCGGGGTCGGGGTTTTTGCGCGGATTTTCATGGAACATTTTCCGCTCCTGCCGGTTGAGGAAGAGGGGCGCCTGAACGATCCTAAGCTGAGGGAAAATTTTATTACCGCCATATTTACCCTGAAGCGTTGGCGGTTGCTGATGGGGAGTTCTCCGGACCTGGGCGCCCTGGTTGATTTCCATACCCGGCATAAACTGTTGATCTTTGCCCATAGCGAAACGATCTATCGCCAATTGGGGCGGCTGGTCGCCACCGGCAAACAGCAACCGCTGACCGATCTGCTGGCTGAATACCTGGTGCTGCTGAAGGAAGCGTTGCGGCTGCAAACCACCGTCAAAAAGCATATCAATGTGCTTTATCATATCCTCGGTTATTTTAAACGCCACCTCGAGCCTGACGAGAAACAGGAATTGATCGAGCTGATCGAAGATTATCGCAACGGCCTGCTGCCCTTGATTGTCCCGATCACCATGATCAATCATTTTGTGCGCAAATATGACCAGCCCTACCTGGCCGCCCAGATCTATCTCAAACCGCATCCCAAAGAGCTGAAATTGCTCAACCTGGTCTGA
- a CDS encoding SDR family oxidoreductase, with protein MTTEKTGRPVFVAGATGYIGGRLVPRLLDAGYRVRALVRAPEKLQSRPWGEHELMEIVKGDVLDGETLKQALAGCQSAYYLVHSMNPAVGDFARTDRQAAVNMAQAAAAAGLEQIIYLGGLGETSGQLSHHLASRTEVGELLRQGPVPVTILRAAMIIGSGSASFEILRYLVEHLPVMITPRWVDTPCQPIGIRNVLHYLVGCLQVPALRGGTFDIGQPEITSYRALMKIYAEEAGLAKRWIIPVPVLTPRLSSYWIHLVTPVPAAIARPLAEGLSSPVVCRDRRVIELLPQELFDARKAIRLALDRIRQQQVETAWTDSGRIPPAEWSIPGDPGWAGGNLFEDARKVILAGSAEEIWPAVSSIGGEVGYYYADWLWRLRGAIDRLCGGVGLRRGRRSSKELYPGDAIDFWRVVAVARPEFLMLSAEMKVPGKAVLLFRLRPLSATSTELQQIARFLPRGLLGLLYWYAVLPFHHFVFNGMLNGIARASGKQLLAAAQKQPAADQG; from the coding sequence ATGACGACAGAAAAAACCGGCCGGCCCGTTTTTGTCGCCGGCGCCACCGGGTATATCGGCGGCCGGCTGGTGCCGCGCCTGCTCGATGCGGGCTACCGGGTGCGTGCCCTGGTCCGCGCCCCGGAAAAACTGCAGAGCCGTCCCTGGGGGGAGCATGAGCTCATGGAGATCGTCAAAGGCGATGTCCTTGATGGCGAAACCCTTAAGCAGGCGTTGGCCGGCTGCCAGAGCGCTTATTACCTGGTCCACTCCATGAACCCGGCGGTCGGGGATTTCGCCCGCACCGACCGACAGGCTGCCGTCAACATGGCGCAGGCAGCCGCCGCTGCTGGGCTGGAACAAATCATCTATCTGGGCGGCCTCGGCGAGACCAGCGGCCAGCTCAGTCATCACTTGGCCTCACGTACCGAAGTCGGCGAACTGCTCCGCCAGGGGCCGGTCCCAGTGACTATTTTGCGGGCGGCCATGATCATCGGCTCGGGCAGTGCCTCCTTCGAAATCCTCCGCTACCTGGTCGAGCACCTGCCGGTCATGATCACGCCGCGCTGGGTCGACACCCCCTGCCAGCCCATCGGTATCCGCAACGTACTGCATTACCTGGTCGGTTGCCTGCAAGTCCCGGCTTTACGCGGCGGCACCTTTGATATCGGCCAGCCCGAGATCACCAGCTATCGCGCATTAATGAAAATCTATGCAGAAGAAGCCGGGCTGGCGAAGCGCTGGATTATTCCCGTTCCGGTGCTCACCCCCCGGTTGAGTTCCTACTGGATCCATCTGGTCACGCCGGTCCCCGCGGCCATTGCCCGACCATTGGCGGAAGGGTTGAGCAGCCCGGTCGTCTGCCGTGACCGACGGGTTATCGAACTGCTCCCCCAGGAGCTGTTCGACGCCCGCAAAGCCATCCGCCTGGCTCTGGATCGGATCAGGCAACAACAGGTGGAAACCGCCTGGACCGATTCCGGACGCATTCCCCCGGCCGAGTGGAGCATCCCCGGCGATCCGGGCTGGGCCGGTGGTAACCTGTTCGAAGACGCCCGCAAGGTTATTCTGGCCGGCAGCGCGGAGGAGATCTGGCCGGCGGTCAGTTCCATCGGCGGTGAGGTCGGCTACTATTATGCCGATTGGCTGTGGCGGTTGCGCGGTGCGATCGATCGACTCTGTGGTGGGGTCGGGCTGCGCCGCGGCCGCCGCAGCTCCAAAGAGCTGTACCCGGGAGACGCTATCGATTTCTGGCGGGTGGTGGCCGTTGCCAGGCCCGAGTTCCTGATGCTATCCGCGGAGATGAAAGTCCCGGGCAAGGCGGTGCTGCTGTTCAGGCTCAGGCCGCTGTCCGCCACCAGCACGGAGTTGCAACAGATCGCCCGCTTCCTGCCGCGCGGCTTACTGGGCCTGCTCTACTGGTATGCGGTGCTGCCGTTTCATCATTTTGTCTTCAACGGTATGCTCAATGGGATTGCCCGGGCTTCGGGCAAGCAGCTTCTCGCCGCGGCGCAAAAGCAGCCCGCGGCCGACCAGGGCTGA
- a CDS encoding HDOD domain-containing protein, which produces MALVYVDDLTEGMVLAADLLTPTGRFVLAAGACLQAAHLPLLKGWGIIEADIAADSLDESYTEQQEASVEFQERAEAYLWRRFVLNDLDQEPIATLYRHVTHRAALSLQSGWDPISFRSDSLVVDPEQVPPPLSIPQLLRGDIELFSLPTVYAHIIELLKQPDVSSYRIANAIDKDPSLTVRLLRLVNSPFYGFAGKIDSVSRAVSLLGTNELTNLTLGITVVKQFGQVPSDVLNMDSFWRHSIRCGLFASYFAEALGEKEPQAYFTGGLLHDIGRLVMLERMPQQYAAAVVKARQEHLPMCRAEQECLKMDHSLIGKFLAEKWRLSSALTRMIGGHHSPRLAHYSREACLVHLADIFAHASGHQALLVNEIPELQQRAWTETGLTPEMIAPALVKVDQEFKQIVRVFFAGPDGAEG; this is translated from the coding sequence TTGGCACTTGTTTATGTTGATGATCTGACCGAAGGAATGGTTTTGGCTGCGGACCTGTTGACCCCGACAGGCCGGTTTGTGCTCGCGGCAGGTGCCTGCTTGCAGGCCGCCCATCTGCCGTTGTTGAAGGGCTGGGGGATTATTGAAGCCGATATCGCCGCGGACAGCCTGGATGAGAGCTACACCGAGCAGCAGGAGGCCAGCGTCGAGTTTCAGGAGCGTGCCGAAGCCTACCTCTGGCGGCGCTTCGTGCTGAATGATCTGGACCAGGAGCCCATCGCGACCCTCTACCGGCATGTCACCCATCGTGCGGCACTGAGCCTGCAAAGCGGCTGGGACCCGATCTCCTTCCGCAGCGACTCCCTGGTTGTCGATCCTGAGCAAGTACCGCCGCCGCTCAGCATCCCGCAGTTGTTGCGCGGAGATATCGAGCTGTTTTCCCTGCCGACGGTGTATGCGCATATCATCGAACTGCTGAAACAACCCGACGTCTCTTCCTACCGGATCGCCAATGCCATCGATAAGGATCCCAGCCTGACGGTGCGCCTGTTGCGCCTGGTCAACAGTCCTTTTTATGGGTTTGCCGGGAAAATCGATTCGGTCTCCAGGGCGGTTTCCCTGCTCGGCACCAACGAGTTGACCAACCTGACCCTGGGGATTACGGTGGTCAAACAGTTCGGCCAGGTTCCTTCCGACGTTCTCAACATGGACTCGTTCTGGCGGCATTCCATCCGCTGTGGACTCTTTGCCAGTTATTTTGCCGAAGCCCTCGGTGAAAAGGAACCGCAAGCCTATTTTACCGGCGGGCTCCTGCATGATATCGGCCGGCTGGTGATGCTGGAACGGATGCCGCAGCAGTATGCCGCCGCCGTGGTCAAGGCCAGGCAGGAACATCTGCCGATGTGCCGGGCGGAACAGGAATGCCTGAAAATGGATCACAGCTTGATCGGCAAATTTTTGGCGGAAAAATGGCGCTTGTCATCGGCCCTCACGCGGATGATCGGCGGTCATCATTCCCCCCGCCTGGCCCACTATTCCCGTGAGGCCTGCCTGGTGCATCTGGCCGATATCTTTGCTCATGCCTCCGGGCACCAGGCCCTGCTGGTCAACGAGATACCCGAACTGCAGCAGCGGGCCTGGACGGAAACCGGCTTGACTCCGGAAATGATTGCGCCGGCCCTGGTTAAGGTTGATCAGGAGTTCAAACAGATCGTGCGGGTCTTTTTTGCGGGTCCGGACGGCGCAGAGGGTTGA
- a CDS encoding diguanylate cyclase yields the protein MIKPAAPPPEQSPDLLQAIRRISELETELEAQRQNPDQTPYQLCRQDLSKLNALIDSSADLIWLMDCDKKLVQANGTALAALQTFGAAEVSPGQPVPAMFPGQEAERFNTIFERVLQGQTEQTEFKTPGGRIFSATIQPVRDGHQITGASTFARDVTQTRHLEEELRRYGQVIASTPTLIAVLDRDARFHLANDAYLRAFNKNRSELIGTHINELISAAHYQEYTEPNLRKAFAGEPCQFQSWMDLPAHGHRFMAITYHPLQDPPQAPEFVVVSVHDITDLKQAEDNRRRIFEVSLDMLCISDFDGRFRELNPAWTKNLGWSEEELQGRSWLDFIDPDDFATSLAAGEKLARGESLVGFENRYRCKDGSLKWLAWSSYPDSEQQKIYSAVRDITTRKKMEEKLQRLAATDPLTGAGNRRHFIQCAEQELKRSSRYGSQLAVVMLDIDYFKKINDRYGHATGDEVLKKLVDCCLQELRATDIFGRFGGEEFAAVLIETDRTTALETCTRLLQQISKLKINTADQTFNVTVSIGLTMRSAEDISIDPLLKRADDALYQAKEAGRNRVVLL from the coding sequence ATGATTAAACCTGCAGCCCCCCCACCTGAGCAATCCCCGGATCTGCTCCAAGCCATCCGCAGGATTTCTGAACTGGAAACTGAACTCGAGGCACAACGCCAGAATCCGGACCAGACCCCGTACCAACTCTGTCGCCAGGATCTCTCCAAACTCAACGCCTTGATTGACAGCAGTGCGGACCTGATCTGGCTGATGGATTGTGATAAAAAACTGGTTCAGGCCAACGGCACCGCTCTCGCCGCGCTGCAGACTTTTGGAGCAGCCGAGGTCAGTCCGGGGCAGCCGGTCCCGGCGATGTTCCCTGGTCAAGAAGCAGAACGTTTCAACACCATTTTCGAACGGGTCCTGCAAGGCCAGACCGAGCAGACGGAATTCAAAACCCCCGGTGGGCGAATTTTCTCGGCGACAATTCAGCCGGTCAGAGATGGACACCAGATCACCGGGGCGTCGACCTTCGCGCGCGACGTCACCCAGACCCGGCACCTGGAAGAAGAGCTGCGCCGCTACGGCCAGGTTATCGCCTCCACCCCCACGCTGATCGCGGTCCTCGATCGGGACGCCCGCTTTCATCTGGCCAACGACGCTTATCTGCGCGCGTTCAATAAAAACCGTTCCGAGCTGATCGGGACCCACATCAACGAATTGATCAGCGCGGCCCATTATCAGGAATACACCGAGCCGAACCTGCGTAAAGCATTTGCCGGAGAACCCTGTCAGTTTCAATCATGGATGGATCTCCCCGCCCATGGCCATCGCTTCATGGCCATCACCTACCACCCGCTGCAGGACCCGCCGCAGGCCCCTGAATTTGTGGTAGTCAGTGTTCATGATATCACCGACCTGAAGCAGGCCGAAGACAATCGCCGGAGGATCTTTGAAGTGTCCCTCGACATGCTCTGCATCAGCGATTTCGACGGTCGTTTCAGGGAACTCAACCCGGCCTGGACGAAGAACCTGGGCTGGTCGGAAGAAGAGCTGCAGGGCCGCTCCTGGCTGGATTTCATCGACCCTGACGACTTTGCCACCAGCCTTGCCGCCGGGGAGAAGCTGGCCCGGGGCGAAAGTCTCGTCGGCTTTGAAAACCGCTATCGCTGCAAAGACGGTTCATTGAAGTGGCTGGCCTGGAGTTCCTATCCGGACTCGGAGCAGCAGAAGATCTATTCGGCGGTGCGCGACATCACCACGCGGAAGAAGATGGAGGAAAAACTGCAACGGCTGGCCGCCACCGACCCGCTGACCGGGGCCGGCAATCGCAGGCATTTTATCCAATGTGCGGAGCAGGAACTGAAACGCAGCTCCCGCTATGGCTCGCAGCTGGCGGTGGTCATGCTCGATATCGACTATTTCAAAAAGATCAACGATCGCTACGGCCACGCCACCGGCGATGAAGTTCTGAAAAAACTGGTCGACTGCTGTCTGCAGGAGTTGCGCGCGACGGATATTTTCGGCCGCTTCGGCGGCGAGGAGTTTGCCGCCGTGCTCATCGAAACCGACCGCACCACCGCGCTGGAAACCTGTACCCGGTTGCTGCAGCAGATCTCCAAATTGAAGATCAACACCGCGGACCAAACCTTCAACGTCACCGTCAGCATCGGCCTGACCATGCGCAGCGCAGAAGACATCAGCATCGATCCGCTCCTGAAACGAGCGGATGATGCCCTGTATCAGGCCAAAGAGGCCGGACGCAACCGGGTCGTGCTGCTCTGA